A window of Juglans regia cultivar Chandler chromosome 7, Walnut 2.0, whole genome shotgun sequence contains these coding sequences:
- the LOC109006158 gene encoding uncharacterized protein LOC109006158, which yields MASIASPSPHYFYKNHQKARKSSCTPRFIVSQQQPDKPTDQVGRREIVLRSSELAAIGAILNFSGKKPDYLGVQKNPPALALCPATKTCISTSENVSDLTHYAPPWNYNRGRKKPVSREEAMEELLQVINSTKPDKFTPKIVEKKDDYVRAEYESRILGFVDDVEFWFPPGKKSVVEYRSASRVGNYDFDINRKRIKALRLELEKKGWGSEDSF from the exons ATGGCTTCAATAGCATCACCAAGCCCCCACTATTTCTACAAGAACCATCAGAAGGCCAGAAAGAGTTCCTGTACTCCCCGTTTCATCGTTTCTCAGCAGCAACCCGACAAGCCCACCGACCAAGTTGGCCggag gGAAATCGTACTGAGGAGCAGCGAATTAGCTGCAATCGGAGCCATCCTCAACTTCAG CGGAAAAAAACCAGACTACCTTGGGGTTCAGAAAAACCCACCTGCACTAGCTCTTTGTCCGGCTACTAAGACCTGCATATCGACGTCGGAAAACGTCAGTGATCTAACCCACTATGCTCCTCCCTG gaACTACAACCGCGGTAGGAAAAAGCCTGTGAGCAGAGAAGAGGCAATGGAGGAACTCCTCCAAGTG ATAAATTCAACAAAACCGGACAAGTTTACACCAAAGATAGTGGAGAAGAAAGATGACTACGTGCGTGCTGAATACGAAAGCCGCATACTGGGG TTTGTGGATGATGTTGAATTCTGGTTTCCACCGGGTAAAAAGTCGGTTGTAGAGTATCGATCTGCATCGCGGGTCGGAAACTATGATTTTGATATCAATCGAAAGAGAATCAAG GCATTGCGACTGGAGCTGGAAAAGAAAGGATGGGGTTCTGAAGACAGCTTTTGA
- the LOC109006155 gene encoding ATP-dependent DNA helicase 2 subunit KU80 — protein MARNRETLLLLLDVGPSMHKVLPEVEKVCSMLVEKKLVYHKSDQVGIILFGTEDTKNELTREVGGYEHVVVLQDTKVVDGDLVEALQQLPLGTFNGDFLDAIIVGMDILIKKFGETDKKKKRLCLITNALSPVKDPFEGTKEGQVITIAEQLVRHGMGMESIVVREGLNGSATKRIMDENDHLLNIFAKKTSAKLVYVESPTSLLGALRTRNISPVTIFRGDLELSSKMKIKVWVYKKTSEEKFPTLKKYSDKAPPTDKFATHEVKVDYEYKSVEDPSRVVPPEERIKGYRYGPQVVPIAPSEWDAVKFKPEKSVKLLGFTNASNILRHYYMKDANVFIADPGNTRAILAVSALARAMKEENKVAIVRCVWRQGQGNVIVGVLTPNVSDKENIPDSFNFNVLPFVEDVREFQFPSFNNFPASWQPNEQQQEAADDLVKLLDLAPSGKEEALQPEFTPNPVLQRFYHHLDLKSKHPDAAIPPLDETLKRITEPNPELFSLNKSAIDAFRRSFELKDNPKLKKSTRRILREKTSGSNMGKGYADISVQSLNSIENTSAVKIEKIGDLNPVQDFETMMSRRDGPEWIGKAIKDMKNKIFDLVEDSYEGDNYPKALECLVALRKGCILEQEPKQFNDFLHHLCKFCREKNLNSFCEFLTSKELALISKTEAIDSEVSDDEARSFLVKSDTKIE, from the exons ATGGCTCGAAACAGG GAGACCTTGCTATTGTTGCTCGATGTGGGCCCGTCAATGCACAAGGTTCTTCCGGAGGTTGAAAAGGTCTGCTCTATGCTAGTAGAGAAAAAG CTGGTATACCATAAATCTGATCAAGTGGGTATCATTTTGTTTGGAACTGAAG ACACAAAAAATGAGTTGACAAGGGAAGTGGGGGGATATGAGCATGTGGTGGTCTTACAAGATACCAAGGTTGTTGATGGAGATCTTGTTGAAGCTTTACAACAGCTCCCTCTAGGAACTTTCAATGGTGATT TTCTTGATGCTATAATTGTTGGGATGGATATACTGATAAAGAAGTTTGGAGAAACGGACAAAAAAAAGAAACGCCTTTGCCTCATAACAAATGCACTCTCTCCTGTTAAAGATCCATTTGAAGGAACAAAAGAAGGTCAAGTCATCACCATCGCTGAACAATTGGTTAGACATGGCATGGGAATGGAAAGTATAGTTGTGAGAGAGGGGCTTAATGGGAGTGCAACTAAGAGAATAATGGATGAAAACGATCATCTATTGAATATATTTGCAAAGAAGACATCTGCAAAGTTGGTGTATGTCGAAAGTCCAACATCATTGCTTGGTGCACTTAGAACTCGAAATATATCTCCAGTTACAATATTCAGGGGTGATCTTGAACTAAGTTCCAAAATGAAGATTAAG GTGTGGGTTTACAAGAAAACTTCTGAAGAGAAATTTCCTACTCTGAAGAAATATTCTGACAAAGCACCTCCAACTGACAAATTTGCTACCCATGAAGTCAAGGTAGATTATGAGTACAAAAGTGTTGAAGATCCTAGCAGAGTTGTACCTCCAGAGGAAAGGATCAAAGGATATCGTTATGGACCTCAAGTGGTTCCTATAGCTCCTTCTGAATGGGATGCTGTTAAGTTCAAACCAGAGAAGAGCGTAAAACTTCTAGGATTTACTAATGCTTCTAACATATTGCG ACACTATTACATGAAAGATGCCAATGTTTTCATTGCTGATCCGGGAAATACAAGGGCAATTCTTGCGGTTTCTGCCCTAGCAAGGGCAATGAAGGAGGAAAACAAGGTGGCAATTGTACGTTGTGTTTGGAGACAAGGGCAGGGGAATGTCATCGTAGGAGTTCTGACACCCAATGTATCTGACAAGGAAAATATT CCTGATTCGTTTAACTTCAATGTGCTTCCCTTTGTTGAGGATGTTCGGGAATTTCAATTTCCCTCTTTCAACAATTTCCCAGCATCATGGCAGCCTAATGAACAGCAGCAAGAGGCTGCAGATGACTTGGTGAAGTTGCTTGATCTGGCACCATCTGGCAAAGAGGAAGCTCTGCAGCCTGAATTTACACCAAATCCTGTTCTGCAG cgtttttatcatcatcttgATTTGAAATCGAAGCACCCAGATGCAGCCATACCTCCGCTTGATGAAACCCTCAAGAGGATAACGGAACCCAATCCAGAACTATTTTCTCTAAACAAGTCTGCTATTGATGCGTTTCGAAGGAGTTTTGAACTCAAAGATAATCCAAAG CTGAAGAAATCAACTCGGAGAATTTTGCGAGAAAAAACTTCTGGATCAAACATGGGAAAGGGTTATGCAGACATTTCTGTTCAATCTCTCAATTCCATTGAAAATACGTCTGCAGTTAAGATTGAGAAAATTGGGGATTTGAACCCTGTCCAAGATTTTGAAACCATGATGTCACGCAGAGACGGTCCAGAATGGATTGGTAAAGCAATCAAggatatgaaaaacaaaatatttgactTGGTGGAGGATTCCTATGAAGGGGACAATTATCCTAAAGCACTGGAATGCCTAGTTGCCCTTCGGAAGGGTTGCATCCTTGAGCAG GAACCAAAACAATTCAATGATTTCCTGCACCATCTTTGTAAATTCTGCCGGGAGAAGAACCTCAATAGTTTCTGCGAATTTCTTACATCCAAAGAACTCGCCCTAATCTCCAAGACAGAAGCCATAGACAG TGAAGTTAGTGACGATGAAGCCAGGAGTTTTCTAGTCAAATCAGACACAAAAATTGAGTGA
- the LOC109006156 gene encoding proteasome subunit beta type-1 translates to MTKQQANWSPYDNNGGSCVAVAGADYCVVAADTRMSSGYNILTRDYSKICKLADKCVMASSGFQADVKALQKLLAARHLIYQHQHNKQMSCPAMAQLLSNTLYYKRFFPYYSFNVLGGLDSEGKGCVFTYDAVGSYEKVGYSSQGSGSTLIMPFLDNQLKSPSPLLLPALDAVTPLCESEAVDLVKTVFASATERDIYTGDKLEIVIINAEGIRREYMELRKD, encoded by the exons ATGACCAAGCAGCAAGCTAACTGGTCTCCGTACGACAACAATGGCGG ATCTTGCGTCGCAGTCGCTGGAGCCGATTACTGCGTCGTCGCGGCCGATACTCGCATGTCAAGCGGTTACAATATTCTCACTCGTGATTACTCAAAAATCTGCAAATT GGCAGACAAATGCGTGATGGCCTCTTCTGGTTTTCAAGCAGATGTGAAAGCTTTACAAAAGCTCTTGGCAGCTAGGCATTTG ATCTATCAACACCAACACAACAAGCAGATGAGCTGCCCTGCGATGGCTCAATTACTCTCTAATACACTCTATTATAAACGATTCTTTCCTTATTATTCCTTCAATGTTTTAGGTGGCCTTGACAGTGAAG GAAAGGGTTGTGTCTTCACATATGATGCCGTTGGCTCCTATGAGAAAGTTGGATATAGTTCCCAAGGTTCTGGTTCCACACTTATCATGCCCTTTCTGGATAACCAGCTGAAGTCTCCCAGCCCTCTCTTATTGCCTGCCCTG GATGCTGTTACGCCGCTTTGTGAATCAGAAGCAGTTGATTTGGTAAAAACTGTCTTTGCATCTGCAACTGAGAGAGATATATACACT GGAGACAAACTTGAAATTGTAATCATAAATGCTGAAGGTATCCGCCGTGAATACATGGAGCTTAGGAAAGACTGA